GATCTCTGGGCCACAACTCGCACACGCTCCGCACATGCGAAAACGGGCGAAGGGGTCACAAGTCAACTCCCATTTCAGGGGAGTGAGTTCACCTGGGCCCGCGTCCGCCTTTGGGGCCCGCGTTGGGCCTCCGGACCCACGCCAGTCCGGTGCCCCCCTTTGTACGCTCCACTTCCGGTTCCTTGTACGAGAGGCACGTCGACCGAGGGGAGGGCGGAGCGATGACGCGGTACGGCCACCAGGGGGCGCACGAGGAGCGGCGGGGTGCGGCGCTGCTCGCGCTCGTACGGGCCTGGGCGGCCGGTGTCGTCGTCCTCGTCTTCAGCGAGTATCTGTGGGCCACGCTCGTCCGTGACGTTCCGGCGACGGGGCCGCGCATGGAGACCTTCGGCGGCCGGCTGCTGCTGGCCCATGTACCGAACGCGGTGTGCATCGCGACGGCCGTCTGGGCGGCGGCGCGGATTCACCGGGAGCCGTTCCGGGATTCGGTGCCGGGGCATCTGACGGCGGCGTTCGCCGTGCCGGTCGTGGCACTGGCGCTCAACATGGCTGTTCGCCGACAGGAGTTGGCGGCGGAGGGAGTACTGCTGTCCAACGCGGTGCTGGTGGTGGGGTGTGTTGCGGGGTACGCCGCGGACCGGCTGCAGGACGAGGCCTGAGCGCACGGCCGTCCGGCGTCCGGCGTGTGTATACGAATCGGTGCCAGAGGTCTTGACAACCCGATTGGTCTGGACCAGCTTGTACGCCCAGCGGTGGCCACCGTTCCGTAACCCCTCCACACCCCCCAACTCCCCCACCGGAGGCAGCAAGTGGACCGCACCTCACCCTCACGGAGACGCCCCTCCCGAACATGGCTCGGCGGCGTGCTCGCACTCGCTGTCGGGACCGGTCTCACCCTCATGGGCATCACGGGGACCGCGCAGGCCGCCGACGTCAATGTCACCAAGAACGCCGGCTTCGAGTCCGGGCTCGCCAACTGGACCTGCTCCGCGGGCAGCGGGAGCAATGTCTCCTCGCCCGTCCACGGCGGCGCCTCCGCGCTCAAGGGAACTCCAGCCGGGCAGGACAACGCCAAGTGCACCCAGACCGTGGCGGTGAAGCCCAACTCGACGTACACCCTCAGCGCGTGGGTGCAGGGCGGCTACACCTATCTCGGTGCGAGCGGGACCGGGACCACGGACGTGTCCACCTGGACGCCGGACTCGGCCGGCTGGAAACAGCTGTCCACCACCTTCACGACCGGCGCGAGCACGACCTCGGTGACGGTCTACACCCACGGCTGGTACGGGCAGGCCCCCTACTACGCCGACGATGTCAACGTCTTCGGCCCGGACGGCGGAGGTGGCGGCGACCCCTCGCCGACCGTGCCGGCCACCCCGGCCGGGCTCGCGGCGGGCTCGGTGACCTCGTCCTCCGTGGCGCTTTCCTGGAACGCGGTGAGCGGCGCCACGGGTTACAACCTCTACCAGAACGGGACCAAGGTGCAGTCGGTCAGCGGCGCCTCGGCGACCGCGACGGGGCTTGCCGCCTCCACTGCGTACCAGTTCCAGGTGACCGCGACCAACGCGGCCGGTGAGTCTGCGAAGTCCGCCGCGGTGACCGGCACCACCTCCGCATCGGGCGGCAGCGGGGGCGGGGGCACCGTGCCCAAGCACGCGGTGACCGGCTACTGGCAGAACTTCAACAACGGCGCCACCGTCCAGAAGATCAGCGACGTGCCCAGCGCCTACGACATCATCGCCGTCTCCTTCGCCGACGCGACCGGCACACCCGGCGGCGTCACCTTCAACCTCGACTCGGCAGGGCTCGGCGGCTACACCGTCGACCAGTTCAAGGCGGACATCAAGGCCAAGCAGGCGGCGGGCAAGTCCGTGATCATCTCGATCGGCGGCCAGAACGGTACCGTCGGCATCAATGACTCGGCCTCGGCGACGAACTTCGCCAACTCCGTCTACTCGATGATGCAGACGTACGGCTTCGACGGCGTCGACATCGACCTGGAGAACGGCCTCAACTCCACGTACATGACCCAGGCCCTCAGGTCGCTCTCGTCGAAGGCGGGGGCGGGGCTCGTCATCACGATGGCGCCGCAGACCATCGACATGCAGTCGACGTCGAACGAGTACTTCAGGACGGCGCTCAACATCAAGGACATCCTGACCGTCGTCAACATGCAGTACTACAACAGCGGTTCGATGCTCGGCTGCGACGGCAAGGTCTACTCACAGGGCTCGGTCGACTTCCTCACCGCGCTCGCCTGCATCCAGTTGGAGGGCGGCCTCTCCCCGGCCCAGGTCGGGCTCGGTCTGCCCGCATCGACCAGCGGCGCGGGCAGCGGCTATGTGTCGCCGACGATCGTGAACAACGCGCTGGACTGCCTCGCCCGGGGCACGAACTGCGGATCGTTCAAGCCGTCGAAGACCTACCCGTCGCTGCGCGGTGCGATGACCTGGTCCACCAACTGGGACGCCAAGTCCGGCAACGCCTGGTCGAACGCGGTCGGCCCGCACGTGCACGGCCTCCCGTAGCCCTGCCCCACCCGCTGAGACAGCAGCGCCGCCTCTTCCCCGGTGGCGCTGCTGTACGGCCTTGGTCCTGCCGCGCGTACAACCGACGTCCCTCTGGTGCCCCGTGCCGCTACCGCGAACCAGCGGCGGCGGCGTGCAAGATGAACGGTGCCCACGCTGCCCCGGCCGGCCCGCCACCCCACTCGTATGGCCGAAGTTGACCTCTTGACCGGGTCATGCCAGGGACTCACCATGTGCGCACACACCCGCACGACATGCGCCGCAACTGATCAACCCCCCACACTCCACACCCAGGAGACAGCATGCGACTTCGCATCCGCGGCAGAAGGGCCGCTGCCCTCGCGGCACTGCTGGCCATGGCACTGGCCGCGCCAATCACCGCGAACGGCACCGCCACCGCATCGGCGCCGCCCCCCGTCTCGACGGACGAAGACATCCGCCAGTACGAAATCGACATCCACGCCGACAAGGTCACCCGCACGGCGCTCGCCAGGACGGGCGTGACCATCGACGACTCCGACGGCCATGTGGTCATCGTCTCCGCCGACCCGACGGAGGCCGCCAGGCTCAGGTCACTCGGCTACAAGCTGCGGGCGGTGGGCAAGGTCCCCGACCGCCGTGACGGGACGGCCGTGCGGCCGATGGACTTCCCCTCGGCCGACTCCAAGTACCACAACTACGCCGAGATGACCGCCGAACTCAACCATCGCGTCGCGCAGTATCCGTCGATCATGAGCAAGCGCGTCATCGGCAAGTCGTACCAGGGCAGGGACATCGTCGCCATCAAGGTCAGCGACCATGTGGGCACCGACGAGGCCGAGCCCGAAGTGCTCTTCACGCACCATCAGCACGCCCGCGAGCACCTCACCGTCGAGATGGCGCTCTATCTGGTGCGCGAGCTCGGCGCGGGCTACGGCAGCGACTCGCGGATCACCAACGCCGTCAACGGCCGCGAGATCTGGATCGTGCCCGACCTCAACCCCGACGGCGGCGAGTACGACATCGCCACCGGCTCGTACCGCAGCTGGCGCAAGAACCGCCAGCCCAACTCCGGTTCCTCGTACGTCGGTACCGACCTCAACCGCAACTGGGCCTACAAGTGGGGATGCTGCGGCGGCTCCTCAGGCAGCAAGTCGTCCGACATCTACCGAGGTTCGGCCGGCGAGTCGGCGCCCGAGGTGAAGGTCGTCGCCGACTTCGTACGCAGCCGCGTCGTCGGCGGCAAGCAGCAGATCAAGACCGGCATCGACTTCCACACGTACAGCGAGCTGGTGCTCTGGCCGTACGGCTACACCTACAGCGACACCGGGCCCGGGCTCACCAAGGACGACCGGGACGCGTACGCCGCCGTCGGCAAGAAGATGGCCGCTAGCAACGGCTACACGCCCGAGCAGTCCAGCGATCTGTACATCACGGACGGCACGATCGACGACTGGCTGTGGGGCAACCAGAAGATCTTCAGCTACACGTTCGAGATGTACCCGTCCTCGGGCGGCGGCGGCTTCTACCCGCCCGACGAGGTAATCGAACGCGAGACGAGCCGCAACCGGGACGCTGTGCTCCAGCTTCTGGAGAACTCCGACTGCATGTACCGCTCGATCGGCAAGGAGCAGCAGTACTGCACGAGTTGATACGGAAGGGGGCGCCCCGGGGAGCCCGGGGCGCCTTTTCGTGTCCGTGCCCACTGGAGCGCCAGACTGAGCGCCGCCGCCACCGCGAAGCCCGAGACCGACAGGACCGGCTCCACGACCGTCCAGGACTTCAGCGTGTCCCGCTCCGAGATCCCGAAGTACTTCGCCACGATCCAGAAGCCCCCGTCGTTGACGTGCGAGGCGAAGATCGAGCCGGCCGAGATCGCCATGATGACCAGTGCAAGGAAGGCCTGGGAGTGGTCGCCGTTCTCGACAAGCGGCAGCACGATGCCTGCCGTGGTGACGATCGCGACCGTCGCCGACCCCAGCGCGACACGCAGCACCAGCGCGATGAGAGAGGCGAGCACGATGACGGGCAGGCCGATGCCGTTGAAGGCGTCGGACAGCGCCTGGGCGACGCCACTTGCCTTCAGCACGGCACCGAAGATGCCGCCCGCGCCGACCACGAGCAGGATGTTGCCGACCGGCTTCAGCGAGGATGTCGACACGGTGTCCAGGGACTTGCGGGACCAGCCGCGGCGCGCAGGCCCAGCAGGTAGTACGCCATCAGGAGTGCGATCGTCAGGGCGACGAAGGGGCTGCCGAAGAACTCGATGACCGAGCGCGGGGTCGAGGGGTCCAGTGCGATGGACGAGAACGTGGCGGCGAGGATCAGGACCAGCGGCGTACCGATGATGGTGAGGACGGTGCCGAGGGAGACCGGGCGCTCCTGCGCAGTTCGGCCCGCGGCGCTCCGCTCGGCAAGGACGGCGGCCTTCGCGTCCGCCGCGGCCTCCACCATGTCCTGCGGGACCGCGACGAAGAGGCGGTTGCCGATCCAGGCGGCGTACCCCCAGGCGGCGAGGACCGCCGGGAGGCCGACGAGGACACCCATGAGGACGACCCAGCCGAGCGAGACATGGAGCAGACCGGCGGCGGCGACCGGGCCGGGGTGCGGCGGCAGGAAGGCGTGGGTCATCGACAGGCCCGCCAGCAGGGGCATCGCGTACAGCAGGACGGACCGGCCGGAGCGCTTGGCGGCCGCCCGGGAAAGCCGGACGACCACGTGAAGCCGCGATGCGACATTGCGGGGAACGTAAGTCGCAGGGCGAGCCCGGGAAAGCCGGACGACCACGTGAAGCCGCGATGCGACATTGCGGGGAACGTAAGTCGCAGGGCGAGCCCGGGAAAGCCGGACGACCACGTGAAGCCGCGATGCGACAAGGGGGGCACGGGGGACCGCGGGACGGCGCTTCGTGAAAGAGCGCCGCCCCGTGCGACGGGGGACCGAACAAGGTCAGACGAAGGTCAGCCGAGGACTGCCAGAGCGTCGATCTCGATGAGGAGGCCCGCGGGGAGGCCGACGTACACGGTCGTACGGGCGGAGGCGGGGGCCCCCAGGCCCTGCTCGTCGAAGTAGGAGTTGTAGATCGCGTTCATCTCGGCGAAGTGGGCCGTGTCCGTGAGGTAGACGCGCATCATCATCACGTCGTCCCAGCTCGCGCCGCCCTCTTCGAGGACCGCCTTGACGTTGGCCAGGGTCTGGAGAGTCTGCTCACGCAGGGTGGGACCCGCGGGGGTGGGGGCCTGCCCCTCGACGGCCGGCAGGAAGCCGACCTGGCCGGCGACCTGGAGGATGTTGCCCTTCTTGACGCCGTGGGAGAACTTCGCGGGCGGTGCGGTGTGGGTGGCGGGGGTGATCGCGATCTTCTCGCTCATGGAGCTTCCTTCGCAGGGAGGTTGCCGTTGCTTCCTGAGTACTCGCGGCTGATGGCGTCGGCGGTGCGGCGCACCAGCGGAAGGAGGGTGAGGAGTTCCTCGGCGGTGACGACGACATTCGGCGCCGAGACCGACATGGCGGCGACGACGCGGCCGTCGGCGCCGCGGACGGCGGCCGCGATGCAGTTGATGGACTCCTCGTGGCCGCCGAGGTCGGTGGCCCAACCCTGGTCGCGTACGCCGGCGAGTTCCTTGAGGAACGCGGCGGAGTCCGGGATCGAACGGGATGTGTACATGGGGTAGTCGAGCTTCTCCGCGAGGGCGCGGCGCTCGGGCTCGGGCAGGTCGGCGAGGAGCAGTTTCGCCACCGCGGCGACGGTGATCGCGACGGGCTTGCCGATCCGCGAGTACATCCGGACGGGATAGCGGCTCTCGACCTTGTCGATGTAGAGAACCTCGCTCTCCTCGTACACGGCGAGGTGGACGGTGTGACCGATCTGCTCGTTGAGGGCGACGAGATGGGGGTGGGCGATCTCGCGTACGTCGAGGTTCTCGACGGCTTCCTGGGCGAGGGCGAAGAGGCGGGCGCCGAGGCGGTAGCGCTGGTCCTGCTGGCGGTAGACGAGTCCGTGCTCGTGGAGCGTACGCAGCAGCCGCAGCGCGGTGGACTTGTGCACGCCGAGGCGTTCGGCGACCTGCCCGAGGTCGGCGGGTCCCTGGGCGAGCAGGGGAAGGATGCTCAGCGCACGGTCGACGGTCTGGCTCATGGGATACGTACCTCCTGCGGGTCCTGCGAGCCGTGCTCCGGGGCCGCGGTCCAGCCGGGGCCGAGTCGCAGTCTCCCCCAGTCACGGTTGTCGAGTGCGACAAGCCGGTCGGCACACGCCCGCGGAGGCGGAGTGGCCAGGTCGCCGGCGACGGTGAGGGTGGCGGCGGCCATGAGATGCCCGTGCCGCAGCCGGTGGTGAACGGGGAGCCCCCGGAGGGTGGCGGAGAGGAAACCGGCGGCGAAGGCGTCCCCGGCGCCGACGTGCGCGACCACGTCGACGCGGGGCGCGGGCGCGTGGGTGACGGTGTCGGGGCCGCCGCCGTTACTGGCGTACGCCACCGCCCCCTCTGCTCCCCGCTTCACCACAACCACCTCCGGCTCCGCCAGCGCCTCGCGGATCGCCGCAGCGCCCCGCAGCCCCCACGCCTCCCCCGCCTCGTCCTCCCCGACGAAGACGATGTCCGCGCCGCGGGCCAGGTCGAGCAGTACGTGCGCGCCGGCGTCGGTGTCCCACAGGCCAGGACGGTGGTTGACGTCGAAGGAGACCGGCGGACGCCCCGGACGCCGCGCCGTGAGTTCGCGCATCAGGGCCAGGCAGTCCGCCGACAGCGCCGCCGTGATCCCCGACAGATGCAGAATTCGCCCCGCCCACACATCCTCGTACCGCACCGTCGACGGCGACATCGCGGATGCCGCGGACCCCGCCCGGTAGTAGCGGACCTCGTGCGCGTCCGACGCGCGGTCGCCCGCCGTACGGAAGTAGATCCCCGTCGGCCGCAGCGGATCGCGCTGCACCGCCGACGTGTCGACGCCGAACGACGCCATCGCCGCGACCAGGTGCTCGCCGAAGCCGTCCGCGCCCACCCGGCCGATCCACCTCGCGCTGTGGCCGGAAGCCGCGAGAGAGCAGGCCACGTTGGACTCGGCTCCGCCGATACCGCGTACGAAGGACGGCACATCGGCGAGGCGGCCCGGCGCCGTGGGCACAAACGTGACCATGGACTCGCCGAGGCAGACGATGTCCACGGGGCCGGGGTCGGGTCCGGGCACGTCGGGGGTCACGATCCCTCAGGCCTCCTCATGCGTCGGACGCCGGGCACATCATTGACCGGGCGTTGGCTCGGATGTTAGACAGCCGTCAGCGAGATGCGCAATGGTCGTTGCATATAATGCAACGCCCTGACCGAGGAGGACCCATGGCAGGCGACACCACCGTCGGACAACTCGCCGACGAACCCGTCGACCACCGTTTCAAGGCACTCCCCCCGGACGCCGAGACCGCCCGTCTCACCGTCGGCGCTCTCGCCGCCCAGCGCCGCAACCTCTTCACCGGCGGCTTCACCACCCCCGTCCTCGCACTCTCCGCCGAGTCCGTCGAGCACAACCTCGCCCTCCTGGAGACCTACTCCAAGCGCCACGGCCTCGCCTTCGCCCCGCACGGCAAGACGTCCATGTCCCCCCAGATCTTCGACCGCCAGCTCGCGCACGGCGCCTGGGGCATCACCGCCGCCGTCCCCCACCAGGCCCGCGTCTACCGCGCCTACGGCATCCAGCGGATCTTCCTGGCCAACGAGATCGTCGACCCGGCCGCCCTGCGCTGGCTCGCGCAAGAGCTGGACGCCGACTCCGGCTTCCGCTGCATTTGTTACGTGGACTCCGTACGCGGCGTGGAGCTGATGGACGAAGCGCTCAAGGGAGCCTCCCGCCCCCTTGACGTCGTCGTCGAACTCGGCGCCGGCGAGGGCGCCCGCACCGGAGCGCGTACGGAGGCCGACTGCGCCGCCGTCGCCGATGCCGTCGCCGCCGCGCCCACCCTGCGTCTCGTCGGGGTCGCGGGCTACGAGGCCGAGGTCCCCCAGGCCGATGACGACCGCGTCCACGCCTGGCTGCGCCGCCTCACCGCGCTCGCCGCCGACTTCGACAAGGACGGCCGCTACGAGGGAGCCGACGAGATCGTCGTCAGCGCGGGCGGCAGCGCCTGGTTCGACGCGGTCGCCGACGTCTTCGGCCAGATCCCCGAACTCTCGCGTCCCGTACTGAAGTTGCTCCGCTCGGGCGCGTACGTCTCGCACGACGACGGCCACTACCGCCACCTCACCCCCTTCAACCGGGTCCCCGAGGAGGGCGCCCTCCAGCCCGCCTTCCGTCTCTGGGCCCAGGTCGTCTCCCGCCCGTCGCCCGAGCAGGCCTTCGTCAACGGGGGCAAGCGGGACGCCGCGCACGACCTCGACCTGCCCGAGGCCCAGGTCGTCCGCGACGCCCGCACCGGCGAGATCCGCCCGGCCGCCGGTATCAGCGTCAGCGGCCTGTCCGACCAGCACGGCTGGCTGCGCACCACCCCGGAGGCAGACCTGGAGGTCGGCGACTGGGTCGGCATGGGCCTGTCCCACCCGTGCACGAGCTTCGACAAGTGGCAGCTGATCCCGCTGGTCGAGGCGGACGGCACGGTCACCGACTTCATCCGCACCTTCTTCTGAGAGGCCGGGCCATGGACCTCGCCATCCGCGGCGTGCGCGTCATCGACGGCTCCGGCGGCCCCTCGTACCGCGCCGACGTCGGCCTGGACGGCGGCCGTATCAGTGCCATCCGCCGCGAGGGCGAACCCGCCCTGTCCGCCGCGCGCACCGTCGACGCGCAGGGACTGGCCCTGTCCCCCGGCTTCATCGACATGCACGCGCACAGCGACCTCGCCCTGCTGCGCGACCCGGCGCACGAGGCGAAGGCCGCTCAGGGCGTCACGCTCGAAGTCCTCGGCCAGGACGGACTGTCGTACGCCCCCGTCGACGATGCGACGCTCACCGAGGTCCGCCAGGCCATCACCGGCTGGAACGGCGGTGAGCCCGGGGACACCTCCGTCGACTTCGACTGGCGTACGGTCGGCGAGTATCTCGACCGCCTGGACCGGGGCATCGCGGTCAACGCCGCGTATCTCGTCCCGCAGGGCACCGTCCGCATGTACGCGGTGGGCTGGGACGACCGCCCGGCGACCCCCGCCGAGCTGGCCCGTATGCGGCAGCTCGTCGCCGAGGGCCTCGAACAGGGCGCGGTCGGCATGTCCTCCGGCCTGACCTACACGCCCGGCATGTACGCGGGCGACGCCGAACTGACCGAGCTGTGCCGGGTGGTGGCGCGCTACGGCGGCTACTACTGCCCCCATCACCGCTCGTACGGCGCCGGGGCGCTGAAGGCCTACGAGGAGATGGTCGGCCTCGCGCGCGAGGCCGGCTGCGCCCTCCATCTCGCGCACGCCACCATGAACTTCGGCGTGAACAAGGGCAAGGCCCCCGATCTGCTTGCCCTGCTCGACACGGCTCTGGACGCCGGAGCCGACATCAGCCTCGACACCTACCCCTACACCCCCGGCTGCACCACGCTCGTGGCGATGCTGCCGAGCTGGGCGAGCGAGGGCGGACCCGAGGCGGTCCTGGCCCGCCTCCAGGACGAGGAGTGCGCCGAAAAGATCCGCCACCACCTGGAGGAGATCGGCTCGGACGGCTGCCACGGTGTTCCCATCGAGTGGGACACCGTCGAGGTCTCCGGTGTGAGCGACCGCGGGCTCGGGAGCTGTGTCGGCACGACGGTCCAGGAGTTGGCCGAGGCCCGCGGCGAGGCCCCCTGGGCGACCGCCCGCCGCCTCCTGATCGACGACCGGCTCGGATCGATGATCCTCCAGCACGTCGGCCACGAGGAGAACGTCCGGCAGATCATGCGCCACCGCGTCCACACCGGCGGCAGCGACGGCATCCTGCAGGGCCACAAGCCGCACCCGCGGGCGTACGGAACCTTCCCGCAGTATCTCGGCCGGTACGCACGGGAGTTGGGCATCCTCTCCCTGGAGGAGGCCGTCGCCCACCTCACTTCCCGTCCGGCCGCCCGGCTGCGCCTGCCGGACCGTGGCCTTGTCCGCGAGGGCTACCGGGCCGACCTGGTGCTGTTCGACCCGGAGACGGTCGCCGCGGGCTCGACCTTCGAAGCACCTCGTACGCTGCCGGCCGGCATCCCCTATGTGCTGATCGACGGCCGGTTCGTGATCGAGGACGGTTCGCGTACGGACGTACTGGCGGGCCGGTCGGTGCGCAGGACGCCCGCCTGAGCGTCAGCTCACCCCGTGCGGGCGGAACTGGATGCTGATGCGCGGCCCCACCGAGCGCGCCGTCTTCGGCACGGCATGCTCCCAGGTCCGCTGGCAGGACCCGCCCATCACGATCAGGTCGCCGTGCCCGAGCGGCCTGCGCAGGGGGAGCCGGTCACCGCTGCGCGGTCGCAGCACCAGATCACGCGGGGCGCCGACGGACAGGATGGCGACCATGGTGTCCTCGCGGGAGCCGCGCCCGTGGGTGTCACCGTGCCAGGCGACGCTGTCGCGGCCGTCGCGGTAGTAGCAGAGCCCGGCGGTGGTGAACGGTTCGCCGAGCTCCGGTCCGTAGTACGCGGAGAGCGCGGCGCGGGCCTCGTCCAGCACGGGGTGCGGGAGCCGGTCGCCGTAGTGGGCGAGCAGCCGCGGCACGGCCACCACGTGCTCGTACATCTGCCGCCGCTCGGCCCGCCACGGCACCGAGGAGACCAGCTCCTCGAAGAGTGCGTCCGCCCCGCCGAGCCAGCCGGGCAGCAGATCGATCCATGCCCCGTCACCGAGCACGGTCCGCCGGACGTCTTTCAGTGGACCGAGACGTATCTCGTCGGTCTGGTCGAAGAGCGAACCCTGGAGATGCGCTGCCATGCCTCCAGAGTACCTCCTCATTCGAACACACGAACGAGCCTATGAGGTTCGTGCCGATCTCGCCGGACCGTCCGCGGCCGCCGTCGGCCACCGCGAAGTGCACTGCCCACGGCAGGCACCACCACGACGGCACGGACGACGGCCGCGGACGGCGTCCCGCGGCCTACGGCTTGGGCAGCACGCAGCCCGCCCGGCCGAGGTCGATCTTGCTGTCGAGCCCGACGCAGGGGACTATCCCGTACGTCTCCTGGGCGTAGTTGATCCCCTTGCGCACCGTGACCTGGCCGTTCTCGTCGACCTCGCAGGGGTTGTTGTCGGTGCAGCGCCGGCCGTCCTCGTTGCCGGTGTTGTTGACGGCGACGACCTTGCCGGTGGCGTTGTCGACGACCGGCGAGCCCGAGGTACCGCCGATCGTATTGCAGCTGGAGGTGTAGCGGACCGAGTCCTTCCAGGTCCACTCACCCTCTTTCAGGCGGTAGGCGAAGCCGTCGACCGCGCAGCTGTAGATCCGCTTCCAGTACCCGGAGACGACCTTGATGGCCGTGCCCTGCACCGGGTGCGCGGCGTTCAGTTCGAGCGCCCTGATGCCGTAGCGGCTCTGTATCTGCTGGTAGGTGCTGGTGAGTTGGTACAGCGAGATGTCGGTGTCCGTCATCGTCGCGTACGCGATCTTGCTCGCCCGCAGCGTGGCGACTCTGCTGCCCGCGGAGTTGAGCAGTGAGAAGCTGCGGCTGGAGGGCTGGTCGACGATGACCTCACCCGCGGCCGGGAAGCCGCTCTCTATGCAGTGCCCGTTGGAGAGCACGAGGGCGGGGTCGTCGGGCTCCGATCCCGGCATCCGCACCACCGATCCGGAGCAGTTGCTGAGCGCCACCGTCCCGGCGAAGTCGACTGCCTTGGCGGTGACTTGGGCCGTAGGCCGGGCTGCCGCGGTGGTCGTGCCGGCAGGCGCCGCGTCCGCGGCGGTGACCGCGATCGCGGGCGCCGCGCCCGCCCCGAGAAGCGCCAGGGCGAGGAACGTGCCGGCGAGAGGCTTGTTCATGTGGGGGTCCCCTCTTGCGACTGATGTGACCGAAGGGGTCTTCGGTTTGTCATGCGCATTGTTAGGGGATCCGGGTCGGCCGACAAGGGATGGATTCCAGTCAGGTGCCGTCCATAGCGACGACTTTGGATATTCATCCGTTACCGGGCATGCGTTGCGGCGTTGAAAACGTGACGGCCGCAGGTCTTGCGGCCGAGCTCTTGATCTTGCAAGGAGAACTGATGTCGCGTATCACGAAGGCAGCCGCTGTTG
This window of the Streptomyces sp. SLBN-118 genome carries:
- a CDS encoding chitinase; translation: MGITGTAQAADVNVTKNAGFESGLANWTCSAGSGSNVSSPVHGGASALKGTPAGQDNAKCTQTVAVKPNSTYTLSAWVQGGYTYLGASGTGTTDVSTWTPDSAGWKQLSTTFTTGASTTSVTVYTHGWYGQAPYYADDVNVFGPDGGGGGDPSPTVPATPAGLAAGSVTSSSVALSWNAVSGATGYNLYQNGTKVQSVSGASATATGLAASTAYQFQVTATNAAGESAKSAAVTGTTSASGGSGGGGTVPKHAVTGYWQNFNNGATVQKISDVPSAYDIIAVSFADATGTPGGVTFNLDSAGLGGYTVDQFKADIKAKQAAGKSVIISIGGQNGTVGINDSASATNFANSVYSMMQTYGFDGVDIDLENGLNSTYMTQALRSLSSKAGAGLVITMAPQTIDMQSTSNEYFRTALNIKDILTVVNMQYYNSGSMLGCDGKVYSQGSVDFLTALACIQLEGGLSPAQVGLGLPASTSGAGSGYVSPTIVNNALDCLARGTNCGSFKPSKTYPSLRGAMTWSTNWDAKSGNAWSNAVGPHVHGLP
- a CDS encoding amidohydrolase family protein, producing the protein MDLAIRGVRVIDGSGGPSYRADVGLDGGRISAIRREGEPALSAARTVDAQGLALSPGFIDMHAHSDLALLRDPAHEAKAAQGVTLEVLGQDGLSYAPVDDATLTEVRQAITGWNGGEPGDTSVDFDWRTVGEYLDRLDRGIAVNAAYLVPQGTVRMYAVGWDDRPATPAELARMRQLVAEGLEQGAVGMSSGLTYTPGMYAGDAELTELCRVVARYGGYYCPHHRSYGAGALKAYEEMVGLAREAGCALHLAHATMNFGVNKGKAPDLLALLDTALDAGADISLDTYPYTPGCTTLVAMLPSWASEGGPEAVLARLQDEECAEKIRHHLEEIGSDGCHGVPIEWDTVEVSGVSDRGLGSCVGTTVQELAEARGEAPWATARRLLIDDRLGSMILQHVGHEENVRQIMRHRVHTGGSDGILQGHKPHPRAYGTFPQYLGRYARELGILSLEEAVAHLTSRPAARLRLPDRGLVREGYRADLVLFDPETVAAGSTFEAPRTLPAGIPYVLIDGRFVIEDGSRTDVLAGRSVRRTPA
- a CDS encoding amino acid deaminase encodes the protein MAGDTTVGQLADEPVDHRFKALPPDAETARLTVGALAAQRRNLFTGGFTTPVLALSAESVEHNLALLETYSKRHGLAFAPHGKTSMSPQIFDRQLAHGAWGITAAVPHQARVYRAYGIQRIFLANEIVDPAALRWLAQELDADSGFRCICYVDSVRGVELMDEALKGASRPLDVVVELGAGEGARTGARTEADCAAVADAVAAAPTLRLVGVAGYEAEVPQADDDRVHAWLRRLTALAADFDKDGRYEGADEIVVSAGGSAWFDAVADVFGQIPELSRPVLKLLRSGAYVSHDDGHYRHLTPFNRVPEEGALQPAFRLWAQVVSRPSPEQAFVNGGKRDAAHDLDLPEAQVVRDARTGEIRPAAGISVSGLSDQHGWLRTTPEADLEVGDWVGMGLSHPCTSFDKWQLIPLVEADGTVTDFIRTFF
- a CDS encoding IclR family transcriptional regulator — protein: MSQTVDRALSILPLLAQGPADLGQVAERLGVHKSTALRLLRTLHEHGLVYRQQDQRYRLGARLFALAQEAVENLDVREIAHPHLVALNEQIGHTVHLAVYEESEVLYIDKVESRYPVRMYSRIGKPVAITVAAVAKLLLADLPEPERRALAEKLDYPMYTSRSIPDSAAFLKELAGVRDQGWATDLGGHEESINCIAAAVRGADGRVVAAMSVSAPNVVVTAEELLTLLPLVRRTADAISREYSGSNGNLPAKEAP
- a CDS encoding sugar kinase; translation: MPGPDPGPVDIVCLGESMVTFVPTAPGRLADVPSFVRGIGGAESNVACSLAASGHSARWIGRVGADGFGEHLVAAMASFGVDTSAVQRDPLRPTGIYFRTAGDRASDAHEVRYYRAGSAASAMSPSTVRYEDVWAGRILHLSGITAALSADCLALMRELTARRPGRPPVSFDVNHRPGLWDTDAGAHVLLDLARGADIVFVGEDEAGEAWGLRGAAAIREALAEPEVVVVKRGAEGAVAYASNGGGPDTVTHAPAPRVDVVAHVGAGDAFAAGFLSATLRGLPVHHRLRHGHLMAAATLTVAGDLATPPPRACADRLVALDNRDWGRLRLGPGWTAAPEHGSQDPQEVRIP
- a CDS encoding M14 family metallopeptidase: MRLRIRGRRAAALAALLAMALAAPITANGTATASAPPPVSTDEDIRQYEIDIHADKVTRTALARTGVTIDDSDGHVVIVSADPTEAARLRSLGYKLRAVGKVPDRRDGTAVRPMDFPSADSKYHNYAEMTAELNHRVAQYPSIMSKRVIGKSYQGRDIVAIKVSDHVGTDEAEPEVLFTHHQHAREHLTVEMALYLVRELGAGYGSDSRITNAVNGREIWIVPDLNPDGGEYDIATGSYRSWRKNRQPNSGSSYVGTDLNRNWAYKWGCCGGSSGSKSSDIYRGSAGESAPEVKVVADFVRSRVVGGKQQIKTGIDFHTYSELVLWPYGYTYSDTGPGLTKDDRDAYAAVGKKMAASNGYTPEQSSDLYITDGTIDDWLWGNQKIFSYTFEMYPSSGGGGFYPPDEVIERETSRNRDAVLQLLENSDCMYRSIGKEQQYCTS
- a CDS encoding alpha-ketoglutarate-dependent dioxygenase AlkB — translated: MAAHLQGSLFDQTDEIRLGPLKDVRRTVLGDGAWIDLLPGWLGGADALFEELVSSVPWRAERRQMYEHVVAVPRLLAHYGDRLPHPVLDEARAALSAYYGPELGEPFTTAGLCYYRDGRDSVAWHGDTHGRGSREDTMVAILSVGAPRDLVLRPRSGDRLPLRRPLGHGDLIVMGGSCQRTWEHAVPKTARSVGPRISIQFRPHGVS
- a CDS encoding RidA family protein, with the translated sequence MSEKIAITPATHTAPPAKFSHGVKKGNILQVAGQVGFLPAVEGQAPTPAGPTLREQTLQTLANVKAVLEEGGASWDDVMMMRVYLTDTAHFAEMNAIYNSYFDEQGLGAPASARTTVYVGLPAGLLIEIDALAVLG